One genomic window of Thermithiobacillus plumbiphilus includes the following:
- a CDS encoding DUF971 domain-containing protein: protein MADKRTQPLEIRPLMVSKVMEVDWADGHTSRYTFEQLRVDCPCADCKGHSPDQAKVITGKEGIGITNIEPVGNYAVKLDFEDGHNTGIFSWDYLRRIDPEERQD from the coding sequence AAGCGTACCCAGCCCCTGGAAATCCGGCCCCTGATGGTGAGCAAGGTCATGGAAGTCGACTGGGCCGACGGCCACACCAGCCGCTACACCTTCGAACAGTTGCGGGTCGATTGCCCCTGTGCCGACTGCAAGGGCCACAGCCCGGACCAGGCCAAGGTCATCACCGGCAAGGAAGGCATCGGCATCACCAATATCGAGCCGGTCGGCAACTATGCCGTCAAGCTGGATTTCGAGGACGGCCACAACACCGGCATTTTTTCCTGGGATTATCTGCGCCGCATCGATCCCGAGGAGCGCCAGGACTGA